The nucleotide window GCAGCATGTACGCTTAAAAAAAACGTCCACTCTATATCACCGTCCCATTTTACCGTGTCGACAAATGTTAAGTTTCCTTGATCTTAATTCTCGTTGGAAAAAGAAACTAGCTTTTTTCCTTACATGTACTATGAAATTCCAACCACGACATGAAGTGAAGCTTCGATCGATTAATTTCCGGACTGACAGAAGGATGCGAGAAATCCGAGCGCTTGATATGGTTTATTCTGTTATTAATATTccgaaaacctttttttctggCAGAGTAACATGTCCATATAAATAAGAAACCTACACAAGAGAAGTTCTCTTGTCCTACATGTGTATTATGTaatattgttttgcttttctcgTCACCTCAAATTTGTCCATGGCATTCGCTGTTTTGTGTTTCACTAATATTAAAATTAACATGGAAAATGAATGATTCCAAGAAACAGGGGAACACTAGCTTACGATTTAATGTTACAACATTTCAGCTGAAGCGCGATGCCCTCTCCGAGGTGAACATCCctaagaagaaaaagaggatTTCACAGCAAGCACCTGATGTGAGCGTCTCTACTGGAGGACTCGATGCAACTGCATCCGCTGTTGCTAATGCCATTGATACAGGAAATCCATCTGCTTCTGGTGAAGATCTCGCCGTTGTTCAATCCTCTTCTTCTGATACCATCATTACAGCTGGTCCATCTGCTACTGGTGAAGTACTCAATGTATCAACCCCTTATGAAACCGCCAATTTCAGAAACTTGTCAAAAAGCAATGAGGTCCTTTCCTTGTCAGAAACACCACTTGGTACAGTGTAGGCCAGATCTTCTGCTGAGCTGTAAAGGTTGTAGCTACAAAAGTAAGTGGCAAAACTTgcagaaagccaacaaaagGTTGAAGAAGAAAGTCACAAGTTGAAGGACAGCATAAAGGAACTTGAAATTGTGAGTGAACCTATTCTAGGTGCCTATGTTGTGCTTCAAAAATTTCCcggttgaaatttttttaaaccagttcaatttacGTTCCCTTTGCTTCAGATCACGATAATTGAaaattagacaaagaaaaattaaaatctgAAAAATTTTAACGATGGTGCctaattgggggtaaccatgtataatttagagataattgagcttcaatttgagaaaggacGCCAtctacattgctttgtattttagagctttatacaaatattattcaggaattatctttgaaaaattcgtaaTTAACCCCAAAtttcattttggatttcaataacagttgggaagatctacctttctTGCATAATCAgaaactggggcaaaaatacctttcgtaggcaccgtccttaaaccacGAAAAATTTGAACCGCAACACACACATTTGTTTTGAGGTCTTATTTATGGTGGAGGGGCTGCATTTGCTAATCAGTGAATGAAATAGTGCCTATATAGAACAAAATCTCGAATGCTTTTTATTTATTAGTCTTGGCTCATGGTGTTGGCGTTTTGGCATCTTGTTGAACACAATCATTGATGTACCACTTTGTTCACTCCAAAAATACATAAGATCAAAAAAATACATAAGatcaattttttgtttgttttacattattttttttattagtgGTTGATCAAATGATTAAACAACATGACAGTAGAGCACAATGTTACATTGTATTCCTTACTCATACTGGTAACTTTATAAGGTTCTGAAAATAAATTCTTGCCTGGTGACCTTTATTGTCTTTCTCTAGCGTTTAGCACATCAGGAAATAATGACTGATGGTGAAGGAGATTTACCTAATGAGGATCCAGATATCATTCCCTGTGAAACTGCACCTAAATCCACATCATGTTCTGCACACTATTACACATGGTCCAGTACAGGTACAGAAACagaggatgatgatgacgattggACTGAAGGTGAAAGAAGTATGGACGAAGAGGCCTACAGCACTGAGGAAGATGGGGATAACGAGAGAGACCACAATCATGATATCAAGTAAGAGTGTTTTTCTTTTAGCATAGAACTCAAATAAGCTATGTTTTCACTTCCAATCCAACAGGCTTTTAGTCTGAAATTTAGCATCGGTCATTGTCAGTCTAGATGCCGGGTTCGCACAGGTCATGGAAGTCCTGGCAAGTCATGCAATTCTAATCTTGTAAAATCTAGGTCTGGCAATCCTGGAAATTGAAGACAAGTCATGAAAAATCCTGGAAAATTAGCTctatgcaaaaacaaaataaaattcctgtctcaaATTTTGGCAAACACAAATGGAACCTGTCTCATTTCATATTGTGGAGTGCATACATATATTCAAGTAGTCATGGATTTTGCCATGCATGGTCCTGGAAAAGTAATTGAATTTTAGGGCACaaaaagtgtacgaaccctgAATATGTGTTTCATCACTttacagtgctggaaataacagtcggtcatcggacattgtccgaccaaattttgaaaatttccggccaatttcacattatgatcggacacgatgaccgaacatctcaccagcacatcttgagttatcttcttcaaggtgttgtcagtcaataaatgatgtccggtccaatttgtcaaatgtccgaccaaaatgaagatttgaaaggacatatgtcctgtaaataaagaaaaattatttccagctcTGCTTTACCTTTTGGAGAAGTGGGAGCAACTTCGGTGAATCTCTTGATGCGTCCAAGGACACCTTTCCTACTGCActgttttgatttttgttttgttttgttttttaattggcAGACATGTTAATTTAAGTTTGCATTCATGTCATACATTGTAGTCAGGTATTGATCATCTAATTTCTTTTTCAGAGTTGACCAAGATTGCCCAGGCTACAAGTATAACCAGCCAAAATTTATAGTGTTTCATGAGATGCTgatgaaaattttcattttgttctgTTTCAACTGCAAGGCAGACAAGCCAGAAgttgaaatgaaacaaaatggtACAATGGTGACTGTCAAACAGCACTGCCGAAAATGCAAGGGATATGTGTGGAATTCCCAAAGCTTCATGCCCCAAGGCAAATACCCTGCTGGCAACATGCTTTTGAGCTTTGCTGTGCTTATGGCAGGTGCCTCCATAAGCAAAGTTTTGCTAGTCTTCCGCCACTTGGGACTGTGTGCCTACTCTTCAAGAACATTCTTTGCTCATCAGCGCACTTTTATTTTCCCAACTGTCATCTACCATTGGGAGGAATACAGAGCTGGCCTCATCAGTACCTTGAAAAACATGAAGGATGTTGTCTGGTCTGGTGATGGTCGATTTGATTCCATGGGCCATTCTGCAAAATTTGGTGTTTACACAATGCTGTGCACAACATTAATGAAAGTTGTACATTTTGAAATTGTTCAGGTATGAGGTCTGGTAAAGACTATACAATGTACTTGGAATTATCCTGTTGGTAGATGTAGTCCACATCATCATCAcatttttttactttgaaatgTGCCTTTTTTTCCCAATGTTTTGTTCATCTTTGATTTGTTAACAATTTTCGGATTTCTTTCATgcaaattctactttttatgCACAAATACTCTTCAATGCACATCACCAATTCCTTCTCAAGggccaataataattattgtggaaTAAATATAGAATATTCTCATTAAATCTGGTATCATTTTTGCTATAGTCTAATGAAACTAGTGGAAGCCAGCAAACTGTATTGGAGGGAGCCAAGAGATGCTTTTGCTTCTTAGAACAGCTGGGATTGTCTATCAGTGTATTTATCTCAGACCGTCACAGGGGAATTGCCAAATGGATTAGGGAGACCTGCAGGAAAACCACACATTATTACGATATTTGGCATGTGGCACGGTCTATTACCAAGAAGCTTCTTTCAGCAAGTAAAGAAAAAGGCTGTGAGGTTATCAGTCAGTGGATGAAAGGGATCCGTCGTCATTTGTATTGGAGTGCCACATCCACCAAACCAGGTTTTGTGTACTTCCTGAATAAGTCAACCTTATATGCTGACACAAAGGTCCACACTGTTTTAGAGTAATTACAATGAAAATGGGCTTTGCATTATGACTATGTGAATATTATAATGATACAATGATTTATGGTTTTGAGACTTTTTCATTTAAGCTTTTTGCTTGAGATAGTTTCATTTAAAACTTGATGTGAGGGGATCAATGCCTTAGTTTTTGAGTTCACATTAGTATTTtcgttgtttttcttgtgtagGTTTTGGTAACTTGATCCTCGCAAAATGGCATTCATTTATGCGACATGTCGCAAACAGACACACAGACCACCCCGACCCTCTGTACAAGGAGTGCTGTCATGAGGAGCTTCAACCACGGAAGTGGATAAAAATTGGTGAGGATTTCAGGAGTGATTTTCATCGAACCAGAATTGAGCTGACAGCTGGGAAGAACTGTTTAAcgtgttataataataataataataataataataataataataataataataataataatttaatatcgCACTGTACCACATATCCTTGATTACCAGAAATAATTCTTACAATAAAGTTGTGGCTAACTGTTTTTGTCATTGTTTCATCACAAAAAGGGTCCAAAACAAAAAGGAACCCagttttcagagtttctgtacaCCATTAGCTAATATTTGGATTTGTGTCTGCCTGACTCATTACATTTGCCATTCATTTCACCAAGTTTTGTcatggttatttttttttcaggtacgGCTGCATATGATAAACTTAAAAGCATA belongs to Montipora foliosa isolate CH-2021 unplaced genomic scaffold, ASM3666993v2 scaffold_390, whole genome shotgun sequence and includes:
- the LOC137987787 gene encoding uncharacterized protein; this translates as MTDGEGDLPNEDPDIIPCETAPKSTSCSAHYYTWSSTGTETEDDDDDWTEGERSMDEEAYSTEEDGDNERDHNHDIKVDQDCPGYKYNQPKFIVFHEMLMKIFILFCFNCKADKPEVEMKQNGTMVTVKQHCRKCKGYVWNSQSFMPQGKYPAGNMLLSFAVLMAGASISKVLLVFRHLGLCAYSSRTFFAHQRTFIFPTVIYHWEEYRAGLISTLKNMKDVVWSGDGRFDSMGHSAKFGVYTMLCTTLMKVVHFEIVQSNETSGSQQTVLEGAKRCFCFLEQLGLSISVFISDRHRGIAKWIRETCRKTTHYYDIWHVARSITKKLLSASKEKGCEVISQWMKGIRRHLYWSATSTKPGFGNLILAKWHSFMRHVANRHTDHPDPLYKECCHEELQPRKWIKIGTAAYDKLKSILTSKLLLGDIKKLSPDAQTSCLEGFHATLNHWHPKMIGFSWCGTFLQAYPCKPSF